The following proteins come from a genomic window of Coffea arabica cultivar ET-39 chromosome 11c, Coffea Arabica ET-39 HiFi, whole genome shotgun sequence:
- the LOC113715354 gene encoding uncharacterized protein, which produces MMPSSRKPPLARSPIHLRLRPRRPLQSNTNTIQTPPGSLTKSQLPKGACEIEELELGVRPEYRTISCELRALAEMVHQEFSSADWADAGLVGTSMSVNRSTLFERGRFYEEYSARRNERLKRKKVGETGDGKKAGHGYDLGVRVESAKRRGEAKRFESLRKTVPSTPTVDGSQASSSRYLLRSTTSKENKKPPLAFANVERSVGVGQQKIGVRRGRKI; this is translated from the coding sequence ATGATGCCATCATCTCGCAAGCCTCCACTGGCCAGATCCCCAATCCACCTTCGCCTTCGACCTCGCCGTCCTCTTCAGTCCAATACAAACACCATCCAAACCCCACCAGGTTCTTTAACGAAATCCCAGTTGCCTAAAGGTGCTTGTGAGATTGAAGAACTGGAATTGGGTGTTCGCCCAGAGTACCGTACCATTTCTTGTGAATTGAGGGCTTTGGCAGAAATGGTGCATCAGGAGTTTTCCAGCGCAGACTGGGCTGACGCTGGTTTGGTTGGTACTAGCATGAGTGTTAATAGGAGTACTTTGTTTGAAAGGGGAAGGTTCTATGAGGAGTACTCCGCGAGAAGGAACGAGaggttgaagaggaagaaggtgGGGGAAACAGGGGATGGGAAGAAGGCCGGGCATGGTTATGATCTTGGTGTCAGGGTTGAGTCCGCTAAAAGAAGAGGGGAGGCCAAGAGGTTTGAAAGCTTGAGGAAAACGGTTCCTTCTACTCCAACAGTGGACGGGAGTCAGGCTTCAAGCTCCAGGTATTTGCTGAGGAGCACTACCAGTAAGGAGAACAAGAAGCCACCTTTGGCTTTTGCAAATGTTGAAAGATCTGTTGGGGTGGGACAGCAGAAAATTGGAGTCAGACGGGGTAGGAAAATTTGA